GCCGGTCATGAAGGTTTCGTAAATCTGCTTCGATGCGAATACCGCGCCCATCGGGATGACGCCGCTGGTGATGCCCTTTGCCGTGGTGACAAGGTCTGGAACGACCCCAAAATAATCGACCGCAAACGGCGTACCGAGACGGCCGAATCCGGTGATGACCTCGTCGAAAATCAACAGTATATCGTGCTTGGTGCAAATCTCGCGCAGGCGCTTCAAATAGCCCTTCGGCGGAATGAGGACACCGGTCGATCCGGCAACCGGTTCAACGATAACAGCTGCAATGTTGGAGGCATCATGCAGGGCGACAACCTTTTCCAGGTCATCGGCAAACTCGGCGCCGTATTCCGGTTCGCCCCGGGTATAGGCATTGCGGGCCAAATCGTGTGTGTGGCGGATATGATCGATACCGCTGAGGGCATTACCAAAGGTCTTGCGATTACCCGAAATACCGCCAACCGAAATGCCGCCGAAGCCGACGCCATGATAACCGCGCTCGCGGCCGATCAGTTTGACCTTGGTGCCATTTCCCTTGGCGCGATGATACGCCAGCGCAATCTTCAGCGCTGTATCGACCGACTCCGAGCCGGAATTGGTGAAGAACACATGATCGAGCGGTGATGGCAGCATTGCAGCAAGGCGGGCGGCGAGCTCGAATGCCTTGGGATGGCCCATCTGAAACGCCGGCGCATAGTCGAGCTCGGCGACTTGTTTTTGGACGGCCTCGACGATCTTCGGCCGGCCATGACCGGCATTGCAGCACCACAGCCCGGCGGTGCCGTCGAGCACCTCGCGGCCGTCATGGGATTTATAGTGCATGTCCTTGGCGCTGACCAAAAGACGAGGGTTTTCCTTGAACTGGCGGTTTGCCGTAAATGGCATCCAGAACGCGTCAAGATTATTGGTCCCGTATGCCGCTTTAGACATTGTGAAGCCTCCGAAGAGCGGATGTTACCGCTTGTTTTGTGTTCCCGAATGATTGAACTTGCAGCACAATCAAAAACTTGACTACTTGGTCAAAATGCAGGCTAGAAGAGCATAGGAAGGCGGTCAAGCGCTTTATAAGGCTTTGGAGCAATTCCAGGATGCGACGAAAAGGCTCGTCCGGGCAAATAATAAAGGGACGCTAGGCATGGCGAGGGCGGAGAGGAAAAAACTGAAAGAAGCGCCGGAAAAGACGACGCGGATTCAGGAAATCAATCGCCGCCTCATCCTCGACGCGGCTCTCGACGTCTTCTCGACGTACGGCTTCCGCGGCACGACGATCGATCAGATCGCCGAACGAGCCGGCATGTCGAAGCCTAACCTGCTCTACTATTTCCCGCGCAAGCAGAACATCTATGTGACGCTGCTCGAAGAGACGTTGACGGAATGGCTGGCGCCGCTCGCCGAGATCGATGCGGAAGGTGATCCGATCGAGCAATTGCGCAAGTACATAACCCTGAAGATCAACATGTCCGAAACGCACCCGGAAGCGTCGCGGTTGTTCGCCAATGAGGTTCTGCACGGCGCGCCAGCCATCAGCGACTTTCTCACCAAATATCTGAAGCCATTGGTTGATGAGAAAGCTGCCGTGATCCGCCGCTGGGTCGGCGAACGCAAGCTGGCGCCAGTCGATCCCTATCACCTCATCTTCATGATATGGGCGACGACGCAGCATTATGCGGATTTCGATGTGCAGGTTCGTGCGATCATGGGCAGCCAGGTCGGCCGCCCAGGTTTCAAGGAGCAAACCGCACAAGCGGTGCTGAGCATTATTTTAAACGGAATCAGGCCGCGAGATCAGGGTAAGGACAGTGCAGAGCGGGAATGAAGACGAACCTGCTCTTGGCATTTGCAGCCGAGGTGGGCTAAACGTTCACGTGCTCCAAGCACTGAACGAATAATTTGAGGCGTATATGGCCGATCACGGTCAAAAAAATCGACCAGATCCGGATAAATTGCTGCAACTTGCCGCTCGCGAGACGCGCGGCAAACTGACTGTATTTCTGGGCGCAGCCCCCGGTGTGGGCAAGACATATGCGATGCTGCTTCGAGCGCGCCGTTTGAAAGAGGATGGCGCGGACATCGTTATCGGTCTCGCCGAGACCCATGGCCGGGTCGAGACGGCGGAACTGCTCGACGGGCTGGAAGGCATTCCGCGCAAGCAGGTCAACTATCGCGGCAAGGTACTGGAAGAGTTCGATATCGACGCGGCGATTGCCCGCAAGCCTAAAATTATCATTGTGGACGAACTCGCTCACACCAATGTTCCCGGCAGCAGGCATCCGAAACGTTACCAGGACATCGAAGAACTGCTTTGGCAGGGCATCGATGTCTGGACGGCAATGAATGTCCAGCATCTGGAAAGCCTGTCCGATGTAGTCACCAGCATTACCGGCGTGACTGTTCGGGAGATCGTGCCGGATATTGTCCTGAAGCGAGCCGACGACGTCTTGCTTGTCGACCTGCCGCCGGCAGAGCTCATCGCACGCTTGAAGGAGGGCAAGGTCTATCTGCCCGGCAATGCGGAGCGCGCGGCGGAGGGTTTCTTCAAACCCGCC
This is a stretch of genomic DNA from Phyllobacterium zundukense. It encodes these proteins:
- a CDS encoding aspartate aminotransferase family protein; this encodes MSKAAYGTNNLDAFWMPFTANRQFKENPRLLVSAKDMHYKSHDGREVLDGTAGLWCCNAGHGRPKIVEAVQKQVAELDYAPAFQMGHPKAFELAARLAAMLPSPLDHVFFTNSGSESVDTALKIALAYHRAKGNGTKVKLIGRERGYHGVGFGGISVGGISGNRKTFGNALSGIDHIRHTHDLARNAYTRGEPEYGAEFADDLEKVVALHDASNIAAVIVEPVAGSTGVLIPPKGYLKRLREICTKHDILLIFDEVITGFGRLGTPFAVDYFGVVPDLVTTAKGITSGVIPMGAVFASKQIYETFMTGAENMIELFHGYTYSGHPVACAAALATLDTYEDEGLLTRASEISSYWEDALHALKGLPHVIDIRNLGLIGAIELEPIEGAPTKRAFQAFLKAYEKGVLIRTTGDIIALSPPLIISKGQIEHLFDTLADVLKNLD
- the rutR gene encoding HTH-type transcriptional regulator RutR produces the protein MARAERKKLKEAPEKTTRIQEINRRLILDAALDVFSTYGFRGTTIDQIAERAGMSKPNLLYYFPRKQNIYVTLLEETLTEWLAPLAEIDAEGDPIEQLRKYITLKINMSETHPEASRLFANEVLHGAPAISDFLTKYLKPLVDEKAAVIRRWVGERKLAPVDPYHLIFMIWATTQHYADFDVQVRAIMGSQVGRPGFKEQTAQAVLSIILNGIRPRDQGKDSAERE